The window CCGCCGTACGGCCGACTTATACTCGGGAAGACACCCACTATCCCGGTATAGTCGCTGGACAACAAAGTGCCGGGAAACGGATGGATACGCCGAAGGAACCATGAGCTTACAGGTCGCGGAGGGCGGTCGAACCGCCCGAACCGTCGCGGAGTCACTCGGCAACGCTCACCTCGTCGTGGGCATTCCGGCGTACAACGAGGAGAGCGCCATCGGGAGTACCGTCCTCGGCGTCCAGCGGTGGGCCGACGAAGTGGTGGTCGTTGACGACGGGAGCACCGACCGGACTCCCGCGATTCTGGCGCAGGCGGACGTGACCGTGTTACGCCACGAGTCCAACCGGGGGAAAGGGGCCGCGGTCCGCACCCTCTTCGCTCACACCCGGCACACGGACTGCGACGCGCTCGTCATGCTCGACGCCGACGGGCAGCACGACCCGACGGACATCCCCGCGCTCGCCGAACCGGTGGTCGAAGGCGAGGCCGACATGGTCATCGGGAGTCGGTATCTCACCGACGACGCTCGCGACGAGACGCCGGCCTACCGCAGGGTCGGGCAGGTAGTCCTCGACTACTGCACCTCGCGCGTGACCGGGTCGGACCTCACCGACACCCAGAGCGGGTTCCGGGCGTTCTCGCCCGAATCGCTCGAACGGCTCTCCATCACGACCGACGG is drawn from Halorussus sp. MSC15.2 and contains these coding sequences:
- a CDS encoding glycosyltransferase family 2 protein, with the translated sequence MSLQVAEGGRTARTVAESLGNAHLVVGIPAYNEESAIGSTVLGVQRWADEVVVVDDGSTDRTPAILAQADVTVLRHESNRGKGAAVRTLFAHTRHTDCDALVMLDADGQHDPTDIPALAEPVVEGEADMVIGSRYLTDDARDETPAYRRVGQVVLDYCTSRVTGSDLTDTQSGFRAFSPESLERLSITTDGMGVESEMIDSATNEGLTITERAIDARYENLEGQTHNPVKHGLAVMLFLVRLLKRRRPIPSFSSRNR